The Natronomonas salsuginis genomic sequence AACCAATTAGTGCTTGGATGTGTGCGATTCGTACGCTCGCGCCACTGTCTGACCCGCGAGTTGCCCGATCAGATCCCGGAAGGGTTATATGTGCAGCTACGTTGTGATTACAAGATGGCAACCGGAACGGTTGATTTCTTCAACGACACTGGCGGATACGGCTTTATTGACACTGAGGACGCGGACGAGGACGTCTTCTTCCACATGGAGGATGTCGGCGGCCCGGACCTCGAAGAAGGACAGGAAGTCGAGTTCGATATCGAGGAGGCCGACAAGGGCCCCCGCGCGACGAACCTGACCCGCCTGTAAGGCCGACGACTCGTATCGCTTTCGACCACTTTATTTTACGTCCGGAGCGCCGCGGTCGTCGAACGCGGAAGCGACAGAAGAGAACGGATCCTCGGCTCGCGAGCCCAACGGGTTAGGCCACGAGCCGATCGACGTGAGATTCGAATCGATCCGGAACGACGGTGCGAAGCGCCTCGGCGGACGTCTCGCCGTCGTAGTTGACGAGATAACACCGACCGAGCGCGTCCCCGTAGACGCCCTGGAAGTCGTAGACGAAGCCGACGACGGTCGTGGAGTCGGGGATCGAGTCCGCCGCTCGAAGGAACTCGACCTGTCTGTCGACGTTGTACTCGACGAGCTGATCGATCACCCCCGCCGTCTCGTCGTCGCTGATCCGATCGTCGTCGAGGCCGGCCTCGACGATCGGACGGAGCGTCTCGACGCGCTTTTCGATTCCCTCGGGAAGCAGCGTCTGCTCGTCCGATCGAACCCGTTCGAGCGTGGCGGTGACGGCCCCACAGCCGGTGTGTCCCACGACGGCTGCCAGCCTCGTGTCGGTGAACCGAATGGGGTAGAGAACGTCCCCGCTGACGACCTCGCGTCCGTCGTAGCGGTCGCGGACCTGATTGCCGATGTTGCCGGCGGTGAAGAGCCAGCCCGGTTCGTCGACGTCCCACATCCCCTCCTGTGAAACGCGCGAATCCGAGCAACAGACGGAGACCACCGCCGGCATCTGTCCGGACTGAACGGCATCGAAATAGTCCTCGGGGATGGATTCGGCGTGACGAGCGTTCCGTTCGAAGAGTTCCGCTAGCGTCGCTTCTGGCATACGTACGCCTCATCGTCTTGGAACTAAAATCGCAAGTATCCCGTTCGGACGGGGTGGACGTCGATCAAGCCGCGCGAGACGGCCCAGAAGCGCCGTTAAGTGTCGAGCTCGATCTCGACGTCTTCGTACAGTTCGTCGAAGTCGAGTTCGCGGTCGCGCGCTTCGATCGCCTGCTCGATCTCGTACTGCCGGCGCTGTGCTTGCTTCATCCGACCCTTTCGTTCGCGTCCACGCTTCGTGTCAGGCATATCCATGTCACACTATACCACGACAGTATATAATTTTTGTCGCCGTTTCGGATCGAAGCGGTGAGAACCGACGGACGCGCGGTTCACCTATCGGACCGGCGGCTGTCCGGGCAGTTCGTCGCGGTCGTGTGGGGCCTCGAAGTCCGGACCCGGACCTATCGGAACGATGCGCTTCGGACTCACGTCAGGGTGGGTTGTGTAGTAGTGTTCCTTGATGTGTGCCATGTTCGTTGTCTCGCCGAACCCCGGCGTCGTGTAGAGGTCCCGCAGATACGGCCAGAGGGTGTCGAACTCGCGGATGAGCGTGCGGTTGCACATGAAGTGCGTGTGATACACCTCGTCGAACCGCACGAGGGTCGTGTACATCGCGATGTCCGCCTCGGTGAGACGATCGCCGACGAGATACCGTTGGGATTCGAGCACCGAATCCCAGTGATCGAGGGCGTCGAACAGCTCGGTGACGGCCTCGTCGTACGCCGCTTGCGTGTCGGCGAACCCGGTCCGGTAGACCCCGTTGTTGATCGGCTCGTAGATCCGATCGAGCGTCTCGTCGATTTCCTCACGAAGTTCTTCGGGGGCGAGATCCACGCCGTTGCCCAACTCGGCGAAGGCCGTCGTCAGGTCCCGCATCACCTCCCGCGATTCGTTGTTGACGATCGTGTCCTCGACCGTGTCCCACAGCACCGGGACCGTCACCCGACCGGTGTAGTTCGGGTCGACCTCGACGTAGGCCTCCCGGAGGTAGTCGACGCCGTTGACCGAATCGACCGTACAGCCGTCCTTGTCGGGCGTGAACTGCCAGCCGCCCTCGGCGCGAAACGGGTCGACGACGTCGACTGAGATGACCTCCTCCAACCCGAGCAGTTTCCGAGCGATGAGCGTCCGGTGGGCCCACGGACACGCGTAGCTCACGTAGAGGTGATACCGACCGGCTTCGGCCTCGTCGGGATCGACTCGGTCGCGGAACGACGTCGGCTGTCGCTGAAACGAGCCGTCCTCGTCGGTGGCTTCGTACTCGCTTACCCACTCGCCGTCGACGAACTGATGCATACTTCGGGTAGGCGTCGAGCACGGATAGGTGTCCGGTCGGAGACGGATCCTTGCCGGATTCAGTATGGACGTCGTCCGTGATGTGGAGTTTGCCGGCAGACACGCGCCCGATACCGTGAGCTAGCACTTAGTCGAACCGGAACCTACGACACCCCATGAACGTATCCACCGAGCACCGGATCGACGTCGTCGACGTGACCGAGCGAGTCGAAGCCGAACTTCCGGCCGTCGATCACGGACTCTGTACGGTGTTCGTCGAACACACGACGGCGGCGCTCTCGATCAACGAAGCCGAACCGCACCTAGTGGACGACATCGAGGCGTTCGTCGCCGAGCTGTCCGCCTCGGACGGCTGGAAACACGACGCGCTCGACGGCAACGCCGATTCACATCTCCGGTCATCGCTGTTCGGTCGCAGCGTCTGCGTCCCGATACGCGACGGGAAACTGGCGTTGGGAACGTGGCAGTCGGTTTTGCTGATCGAGTGCGACGGTCCCCGGACCCGGTCGCTATCGGTGACTGCGACGCCGAGCGTCGAGTAGAGTGCGGCGCGGAAAGCCGCGTACACCCCAGCAGCAGCTTTTTGCGCTGTTCCCGTCTCTCATCGGAGAATGGACACGAGCAAACAGCTGTACGAGCACGAGGCGACCGGGTGGAAGCGCGGGCTCTACGACGACGTCAAGCACACGTTTCGAGCGCCGATCGTCAACTGGATATTCCGGACGACGATGGCGAACCATCCCGAGTTCGTCCGCCACATGTGGGGGCAGGTGAAGCCGGCGTTTCAGACGCGAGCGTTCGGCCGCGTCTCGATCGAGTATCGCGACGCCGTGTTGGGTGCCGTCGAGTCAGAACGCGACCTCCCGGCGTACGGTCGAGAGGAGATCGACGTCTCGCCGGCCGAATACGCGGAACTCCGCCGACAGCTCGCGACGTTCGACGTGGTCGCACCGCGGCTCGCGGTGTTGTTCGAACTCGTCGACCGATCGCTCTCCGAGCAGCCGGTCGGAACGGCGACGATGGACGCGTCGAGCGCGACCGAACCGTTGCCGCCGGCGCTCGACCGGGACCGGGGAGCACCGCCGACGCTTGCGGCGTTCGACGATCCGCCGACCGACCTCGCCGGAACGATCGAGTCGATCCGGGCGTTTCACGGCATCGACGAGGGGCTCCCCAGCGTCCACCGATGTCTGGCGCAGTGGCCCGAGTATCTCTCGCGGGCCTGGACAGATATCGAGCCGGCGCTCCGGGACGAGACGTTCGACGACGGTCGTGCTGCTGCTCGCCGAGTCGTCGAGGAATACGTCGGGTCGCTTCCGTACGTGCCGCAGCTCGGGGCGGACGTGTTAGCTTCGCGCGGACTGGACGAGGACGCGATCGAGGAGCTCCGCGCGCTGTTCAGGGAGTTCAACCGCGGCGCGATCGAGACGGTCGTCCCGTCGATCCACGTGTTTGCGGACACGCTGAGAGTCGCGGGACGACGGGACGGCTGGTGAGCCGGCACGTTCGCACGTGCGGCGTCAGGGGTCTTCGGCATCGATCCGGTCGAGGAACGCCTCGCGCTCGACCACCCGAAGCGTGTTCACCACCTCGCCGACAAGTTGGTCCGAGTCGACGAGAGACAGCGTCCCCTCGATCGTGAGCGTCCGGTCCGTCACGTCGGTCAGTTCCGTTCGAACGAGCACGGAACGGTCGACCGAGACGGCTCGACGGTGTCGAACCTCCGCGCTCGTTCCGGCGACACCGGTGCCGTCGGGGAGCGTCCCACGCAGCGATTCGCGGCCCAGAAACTCGACTTCGGCGAGCAGTTGTGGCGTGCCGAGCACCCGCATCGAATCCCCGTCGTCAGCGTCGGCTGCGGCGGGCAAGCCGGGGGGATGCTTCTGTGTGCCGAATAGGTGTGTCGTGTGGCGACGCTCGACGCGAAACGTCCGCTCGGCGGTGATTCCGGGGCGCGGGAGACCGTCCATGGCTGCCGGACGGGCGGGCGGACGGGTAATAGTGATTGCGTCGGTCGGCGGAGCGTGGCCATCCCTACCGACTGAGAATCACGGCCGGATTCAGGGTCAGTGGCCGGCGTCGGGCGGCGATTTACCACTCGTATAACAAAGTCGCTCTCGTCGGTATACAGCGTATGTTCTCGCGATCGTGCGACGAAACAGCGGTGGGCCACGCGTTCGCGGAGGCAGAGTCGTGATGGCCACGACGGAGCGAATTCTGCTCAAAAACGGGCGTGTCGTCACGCCCGACCGCGTCATCGAGGGCGGGTGCGTCGTCATCTCCGGGTCGCGAATCGAAACCGTCGAGACGGCGTCGAGGGCGTCGGACGTGTCGGCGACGACGACGATCGACGTCGAGGGGCGCGTCGTGATGCCGGGCTTGGTCGACCTACACGGTGACGACATCGAACAGCAGTATCATCCGCGGGCGGAGGCACGGGTGGACACCGCAACGGCGCTGGTCACGACCGATCGACTCAATCTGTGCAACGGCGTGACGACGAAGTTCCACGCGATCGCCTTCGAGGACGATCCGACCGAGACCCGGAG encodes the following:
- a CDS encoding cold-shock protein → MATGTVDFFNDTGGYGFIDTEDADEDVFFHMEDVGGPDLEEGQEVEFDIEEADKGPRATNLTRL
- a CDS encoding carbonic anhydrase; the protein is MPEATLAELFERNARHAESIPEDYFDAVQSGQMPAVVSVCCSDSRVSQEGMWDVDEPGWLFTAGNIGNQVRDRYDGREVVSGDVLYPIRFTDTRLAAVVGHTGCGAVTATLERVRSDEQTLLPEGIEKRVETLRPIVEAGLDDDRISDDETAGVIDQLVEYNVDRQVEFLRAADSIPDSTTVVGFVYDFQGVYGDALGRCYLVNYDGETSAEALRTVVPDRFESHVDRLVA
- a CDS encoding glutathione S-transferase family protein, which codes for MHQFVDGEWVSEYEATDEDGSFQRQPTSFRDRVDPDEAEAGRYHLYVSYACPWAHRTLIARKLLGLEEVISVDVVDPFRAEGGWQFTPDKDGCTVDSVNGVDYLREAYVEVDPNYTGRVTVPVLWDTVEDTIVNNESREVMRDLTTAFAELGNGVDLAPEELREEIDETLDRIYEPINNGVYRTGFADTQAAYDEAVTELFDALDHWDSVLESQRYLVGDRLTEADIAMYTTLVRFDEVYHTHFMCNRTLIREFDTLWPYLRDLYTTPGFGETTNMAHIKEHYYTTHPDVSPKRIVPIGPGPDFEAPHDRDELPGQPPVR
- a CDS encoding secondary thiamine-phosphate synthase enzyme YjbQ codes for the protein MNVSTEHRIDVVDVTERVEAELPAVDHGLCTVFVEHTTAALSINEAEPHLVDDIEAFVAELSASDGWKHDALDGNADSHLRSSLFGRSVCVPIRDGKLALGTWQSVLLIECDGPRTRSLSVTATPSVE
- a CDS encoding halocarboxylic acid dehydrogenase DehI family protein, translating into MDTSKQLYEHEATGWKRGLYDDVKHTFRAPIVNWIFRTTMANHPEFVRHMWGQVKPAFQTRAFGRVSIEYRDAVLGAVESERDLPAYGREEIDVSPAEYAELRRQLATFDVVAPRLAVLFELVDRSLSEQPVGTATMDASSATEPLPPALDRDRGAPPTLAAFDDPPTDLAGTIESIRAFHGIDEGLPSVHRCLAQWPEYLSRAWTDIEPALRDETFDDGRAAARRVVEEYVGSLPYVPQLGADVLASRGLDEDAIEELRALFREFNRGAIETVVPSIHVFADTLRVAGRRDGW
- a CDS encoding thioesterase family protein, translated to MDGLPRPGITAERTFRVERRHTTHLFGTQKHPPGLPAAADADDGDSMRVLGTPQLLAEVEFLGRESLRGTLPDGTGVAGTSAEVRHRRAVSVDRSVLVRTELTDVTDRTLTIEGTLSLVDSDQLVGEVVNTLRVVEREAFLDRIDAEDP